A genomic stretch from Tamandua tetradactyla isolate mTamTet1 chromosome 15, mTamTet1.pri, whole genome shotgun sequence includes:
- the RPL14 gene encoding large ribosomal subunit protein eL14, with product MVFRRFVEVGRVAYVSFGPHAGKLVAIVDVIDQNRALVDGPCTQVRRQAMPFKCMQLTDFILKFPHSARQKYVRQAWQKADINTKWAATRWAKKIEARERKAKMTDFDRFKVMKAKKMRNRIIKHEVKKLQKAALTKASPKKAAAAKGTAAPAAAAAKVPAKKLTTVGKKASAQKVPAQKATGQKAGAPKAQKGPKAPAQKAPAPKASGKKA from the exons ATG GTGTTCAGGCGCTTCGTAGAGGTTGGCCGGGTGGCCTACGTCTCCTTTGGACCTCATGCCGGGAAGCTGGTCGCGATTGTAGATGTGATTGATCAGAACagg GCTTTAGTTGATGGACCTTGCACTCAAGTAAGGAGACAGGCCATGCCTTTCAAATGCATGCAGCTAACTGACTTCATCCTCAAGTTCCCACACAG TGCCCGTCAAAAGTATGTCCGACAAGCCTGGCAGAAGGCAGATATCAATACAAAATGGGCAGCCACAAGATGGGCCAAAAAGATTGAAGCCAGAGAAAGG aaagCCAAGATGACAGATTTTGATCGTTTTAAAGTCATGAAGGCAAAGAAAATG agaaacagaataattAAGCATGAAGTTAAGAAGCTTCAGAAGGCAGCTCTCACGAAAGCCTCTCCTAAAAAAGCAGCTGCTGCTAAGGGAACTGCGGCACCTGCAGCAGCTGCTGCTAAAGTACCAGCAAAGAAGCTGACCACTGTGGGCAAGAAGGCTTCAGCCCAGAAAGTTCCTGCCCAAAAAGCCACAGGCCAGAAGGCAGGGGCTCCAAAAGCTCAGAAGGGTCCGAAAGCTCCAGCTCAGAAAGCACCTGCTCCAAAAGCATCTGGCAAGAAAGCATAA